The Trichomycterus rosablanca isolate fTriRos1 chromosome 15, fTriRos1.hap1, whole genome shotgun sequence genome contains a region encoding:
- the LOC134328982 gene encoding histone H2A-like, translating to MSGRGKTGGKTRAKAKTRSSRAGLQFPVGRVHRLLRKGNYAHRVGAGAPVYLAAVLEYLTAEILELAGNAARDNKKSRIIPRHLQLAVRNDEELNRLLGGVTIAQGGVLPNIQAVLLPKKTEKAAKAK from the coding sequence ATGAGTGGTCGAGGAAAGACCGGTGGTAAGACTAGGGCTAAGGCCAAGACTCGTTCATCTCGTGCCGGCCTTCAGTTCCCCGTGGGCCGTGTTCACAGACTGCTACGTAAGGGCAATTACGCCCAccgtgtgggagctggtgctcctgtctacttggctgccgtgctggagtatctgaccgctgagatcctcgagttggctggtaacgccgccagagataacaagaagtctcgtatcatccctcgtcatctgcagttggccgtgcgtaacgacgaggagttgaacagactgcttggaggtgtaaccatcgctcagggcggtgtgctgcctaacatccaggctgttctgttgcccaagaagaccgagaaagcagccaaggccaagtaa
- the LOC134328871 gene encoding histone H1-like — MVEEAPAPASSAPAKAPKKKTAAKPKKAGPSVGELIVKAVSASKERSGVSLAALKKALSAGGYDVEKNNSRVKLAVKSLVTKDILVQTKGTGASGSFKLNKKQTEAKKPAAKKAAAPKVKKAAKKPAAAKKPKKVTAKKPAAKKSPKKPAAAAKKATKSPKKAKKPATPKKAAKSPKKAKAAKPKTAKPKAAKVKRAAPKKK; from the coding sequence atggtagaagaagctccagcaccggccagctcggcccccgccaaggctcctaaaaagaagaccgcggccaaacccaagaaagcgggtcccagcgtcggcgagctgatcgtcaaagctgtttccgcttccaaggagaggagcggcgtgtccctggccgccctgaagaaagctctgtctgcaggtggatacgacgtggagaagaacaactcccgcgtcaaactcgccgtcaaaagcctggtgaccaaggacatcctggtgcagaccaagggcaccggcgcctcaggctctttcaagctcaacaagaagcagaccgaggcgAAGAAGCCCGCGGCCAAAAAAGCCGCCGCTCCTAAGGTGAAAAAGGCCGCAAAGAAACCCGCCGCTGCAAAGAAGCCCAAGAAGGTAACAGCCAAGAAGCCCGCCGCTAAGAAGTCCCCCAAGAAACCCGCTGCTGCCGCTAAGAAAGCCACCAAGAGCCCCAAGAAGGCTAAGAAGCCGGCGACCCCCAAGAAGGCAGCCAAGAGTCCTAAAAAAGCCAAGGCAGCCAAACCCAAGACCGCTAAGCCCAAAGCGGCCAAGGTCAAAAGAGCTGCACCCAAGAAGAAGTAA